One stretch of Mytilus trossulus isolate FHL-02 unplaced genomic scaffold, PNRI_Mtr1.1.1.hap1 h1tg000360l__unscaffolded, whole genome shotgun sequence DNA includes these proteins:
- the LOC134701882 gene encoding short-chain collagen C4-like: MVANLNTTVKQQAKTIENQKITIQNQANNNVAVTYTVWGRKQCPNNSTNLVYSGFVGGGHYTQSGVAVDFLCLPSDPNFRKTTFSGQFAGIYGGEYDSSFFVANGDGNDIPCSVCRTNGASTVLMIPGKDTCYGGWNLEYYGYLGAHDYKFAAATTYICMHINPEFVTGGSRNDNGKLVHPVVGICGGALECPPYLSNYPLTCVVCSK, from the exons ATGGTAGCCAACCTGAACACTACCGTTAAACAACAAGCTAAAACTATCGAGAATCAAAAGATCACAATACAGAACCAAGCAAATAATA ACGTAGCAGTTACTTACACAGTTTGGGGAAGAAAACAATGtccaaataatagtacaaatcTGGTTTATTCTG GCTTTGTTGGTGGAGGTCATTATACTCAATCTGGGGTTGCAGTAGACTTTCTATGCCTGCCATCTGATccaaattttcgaaaaactacaTTTAGTGGTCAGTTTGCTGGAATTTATGGTGGCGAATACGACAGTAGCTTTTTTGTGGCAAATGGCGACGGCAATGATATACCGTGTTCTGTATGCAGAACAAATGGAGCCTCTACTGTTCTCATGATACCGGGAAAAGATACTTGTTATGGTGGATGGAACCTAGAATATTATGGATATTTAGGTGCCCATGATTATAAGTTTGCTGCAGCTACAACGTACATTTGTATGCATATAAATCCCGAATTTGTTACTGGAGGGAGTCGTAACGACAATGGAAAACTTGTTCACCCAGTTGTTGGTATTTGTGGTGGAGCACTTGAGTGTCCCCCTTATCTTAGTAATTATCCACTGACATGTGTTGTGTGTTCAAAATAA
- the LOC134701881 gene encoding fibrinogen-like protein A — MSSLLISCILVYWGMTVDSLTTTSDSGVCFYGKTAERVLDILATGKYREISPSVRRPKDCSDLEPNSDTSGVYTIYPTGGRGVKVYCDMKTDGGRWTVLVRRMDGSQDFNKKWVEYTNGFGNLYKEFWLGNRYLHTLTSIGKTEMRVDMQNFKGERRFAKYTTFKVGDALSKYKLTIGGFTGNVPDAFASGNHNGQKFTTSDNDNDQKSGNCATEQNRGGGGWWFSRCEMVYFTFPYANNTKGITGNGLIQWEYWKGSTYSLKYASMMIRRV; from the exons ATGTCAtcacttttaatttcttgtaTTCTAGTATATTGGGGTATGACAGTGGACTCATTAACAACAACCTCAGATTCTG GAGTTTGTTTTTATGGTAAAACTGCTGAACGTGTTCTTGACATTCTTGCAACTGGAAAATACAGAGAAATTTCTCCTTCAG TGCGTAGACCAAAAGACTGCTCTGATTTAGAACCGAATAGTGATACCAGTGGTGTTTATACGATATACCCGACTGGTGGCAGGGGAGTCAAAGTTTATTGTGATATGAAGACTGATGGTGGACGCTGGACA GTACTTGTTAGACGAATGGATGGATCACaggatttcaataaaaaatgggtTGAATATACAAATGGTTTTGGAAACCTTTATAAAGAATTTTGGTTGG GAAATAGATATTTACATACATTAACTTCAATTGGTAAGACGGAAATGCGTGTTGACATGCAAAATTTCAAAGGGGAAAGAAGGTTTGCTAAATATACAACATTCAAGGTTGGAGATGCCTTATCTAAATACAAATTGACTATTGGTGGTTTTACTGGTAACGTTC CTGATGCATTTGCATCGGGAAATCATAACGGACAGAAATTTACAACATCTGATAATGATAACGACCAGAAATCTGGAAATTGTGCAACGGAACAAAATAGAGGTGGAGGTGGATGGTGGTTTAGCAGATGTGAAATGGTTTACTTTACTTTTCCGTATGCAAACAATACGAAAGGGATCACTGGTAACGGATTGATTCAGTGGGAATATTGGAAGGGGTCTACTTATTCATTGAAATATGCGTCGATGATGATACGTAGAGTTTAA